A single region of the Oceanivirga salmonicida genome encodes:
- a CDS encoding D-alanine--D-alanine ligase — translation MEKLKILVVMGGTSTEREISLRTGNEIYKHLDREKYNVEKLIINENKDIFKVQNMDIDFVYIALHGAFGEDGSIQAILDSMNIKYSGSGMLSSAICMDKNICKLLVKDEVTVIPGTTMRKDSLISYDEMSKKYGEKVVLKQVNGGSSLGLYIVNNKKDYDNAIIEILKLTDEIVLEKFIKGIEISVPIIAGKVYPTVRITPLKSDTFNYESKYSVDGAKEEIVEFEPKIQEKINSMTEKIYRKTKCSGFARIDYLIENNEVYMIEVNTLPGMTSASILPKSLASAGLDYSQTLDLLIESSLKK, via the coding sequence ATGGAAAAATTAAAAATATTAGTAGTTATGGGCGGAACTTCAACTGAAAGAGAGATTTCACTTAGAACAGGAAATGAAATATATAAACATTTAGATAGAGAAAAGTATAATGTAGAAAAATTAATAATAAATGAAAATAAAGATATTTTTAAAGTGCAAAACATGGATATAGATTTTGTGTATATTGCATTACATGGTGCATTTGGAGAAGATGGAAGTATACAAGCAATTTTAGATTCTATGAATATTAAATATAGTGGTTCTGGTATGCTTTCTAGTGCTATATGTATGGACAAAAATATTTGTAAACTTTTAGTGAAAGATGAAGTAACGGTAATACCTGGAACTACTATGAGAAAAGATAGTTTAATAAGTTATGATGAAATGTCTAAAAAATATGGAGAAAAAGTAGTTTTAAAACAAGTTAATGGTGGTTCTAGTTTAGGATTATATATAGTCAATAATAAAAAAGATTATGATAATGCAATAATTGAAATATTAAAATTAACTGATGAAATAGTTTTAGAAAAATTTATTAAAGGAATAGAAATATCTGTTCCAATAATTGCAGGTAAGGTTTACCCAACTGTTAGAATAACTCCTTTAAAATCAGATACATTTAATTATGAAAGTAAATATAGTGTTGATGGAGCAAAGGAAGAAATTGTAGAATTTGAGCCTAAAATACAAGAAAAAATCAATAGTATGACAGAAAAAATTTATAGAAAAACCAAATGTAGTGGATTTGCTAGAATAGATTATTTAATAGAAAATAATGAAGTATATATGATAGAAGTAAATACATTACCAGGTATGACTTCTGCTAGTATATTACCAAAGAGTTTAGCAAGTGCAGGACTTGATTATTCACAAACACTTGATTTATTAATAGAGAGTTCATTAAAAAAATAG
- a CDS encoding Rqc2 family fibronectin-binding protein — protein MIYLDAVGYKFLVEEIKNEILNLKIRKIQSYDNSSFSILFNKKTLYFENKKEAILYLKDDKTQNVEKELNFVLKLKKHIIGGLIKDIYLHNDDRIIVVEIEKLNLLNEIKKYKLIYEFLGKGINVVLLDEKNIILTSMYASINSDRSMIYGANYEYPENRGKYGNLMQKLDEKTKERFSNSYEAIIYEGKLLTYNEFYPEKEKTKYNSLNEAINEYYKMNNNISQLETKRKPLLKLIRRNIKRLKNILDKIPIDIEKNKGYEKYKIIGDILASNLYNMKNNMEKVELFDYYNNKNIEIELDKNLSPSKNMKKYYDRYSKSKRREESILIRLNEIKDELSYYEEQELYTVNQDDILGLEQIEKELGLNNKKVKSTKHSKREIQKIEYKDFEIYVGRNSLENEEITFKIARNGDLWFHAKNVAGSHVILRGKEPQDTDIEYVARLAAKNSKLNGIGEVDYCNVKNVKKIAGSKRGNVIYDNYKTIIIKG, from the coding sequence ATGATATATTTAGATGCGGTAGGTTACAAATTTTTAGTAGAAGAAATTAAAAATGAAATTTTAAATTTAAAAATAAGAAAAATACAAAGCTATGATAATAGCTCTTTTTCTATTTTATTTAATAAAAAAACTCTATATTTTGAAAATAAAAAAGAAGCAATACTTTACTTAAAAGATGATAAAACCCAAAATGTAGAAAAAGAATTAAATTTTGTATTAAAATTAAAAAAACACATAATAGGTGGACTAATAAAAGATATATACTTACATAATGATGATAGAATAATAGTTGTTGAAATAGAAAAATTAAATTTATTAAATGAAATAAAAAAATATAAATTAATATACGAATTTTTAGGAAAAGGAATAAATGTAGTTTTATTAGATGAAAAAAATATTATACTAACAAGTATGTACGCTAGTATAAATAGTGATAGGTCTATGATTTATGGCGCAAATTATGAATACCCTGAAAATAGGGGGAAATATGGTAATTTAATGCAAAAATTAGATGAGAAAACAAAAGAAAGATTTTCTAATTCTTATGAAGCAATAATTTATGAAGGAAAACTATTAACATATAACGAATTTTACCCGGAAAAAGAAAAGACAAAGTATAATAGTTTAAATGAAGCAATAAATGAATACTATAAGATGAATAATAATATAAGTCAATTAGAAACTAAACGAAAACCACTTTTAAAATTAATTAGACGAAATATAAAAAGATTAAAAAATATATTAGATAAAATACCAATAGATATTGAAAAAAATAAGGGTTATGAAAAATATAAAATAATAGGAGATATATTAGCATCTAATCTATATAATATGAAAAATAATATGGAAAAAGTGGAACTTTTTGATTACTATAACAATAAAAATATAGAAATTGAATTAGATAAAAATTTAAGTCCATCTAAAAATATGAAAAAATATTATGATAGATATTCAAAATCTAAAAGAAGAGAAGAAAGTATTCTTATTAGATTAAATGAGATTAAAGATGAATTATCATACTATGAGGAACAAGAACTGTATACTGTAAATCAAGATGATATATTAGGTCTAGAACAAATAGAAAAAGAATTAGGTTTAAATAATAAAAAAGTAAAATCTACAAAACATTCAAAAAGAGAAATACAAAAGATAGAATACAAAGATTTTGAAATATATGTAGGTAGAAATAGTTTAGAAAATGAGGAGATAACATTTAAAATAGCAAGAAATGGAGATTTATGGTTTCATGCTAAGAATGTAGCGGGTTCTCATGTGATATTAAGGGGCAAAGAACCGCAAGATACAGATATAGAATATGTGGCAAGGCTAGCAGCTAAAAATTCAAAATTAAACGGCATAGGAGAAGTAGATTATTGTAATGTAAAAAATGTTAAAAAGATAGCAGGCTCAAAAAGAGGAAATGTAATTTATGATAACTATAAAACAATAATAATTAAGGGGTGA